Proteins encoded by one window of Rubrobacter indicoceani:
- a CDS encoding LutB/LldF family L-lactate oxidation iron-sulfur protein: MTSPAKPSSKPTTKKPDAHVPDAFSWDADKSPTFEKSARASLQDSQLRRNLGKATKTIREKREVAVSEMPDWELLRQAGSDIKRRVARHLDKYLLQLEESVVRAGGRVHWARDGAEANRIVTGIAKEKNASEVVKVKSIATDEIKLNEHLEAEGIHAYETDLAELIVQLSEDTPSHILVPAIHKNRAEIKDLFQRKFGQKLSDEPEELANAARLYLREKFLKAKVGVSGANFAVAETGTVCVVESEGNGRMCTTLPETLVTVMGIEKIIPEWRDHEVFMQTLPRSSTAERMNPYTSFWTGVSGGDGPKEFHLVLLDNGRTDVLSDRVGRQSLACIRCSACLNVCPVYERAGGHAYNSVYPGPIGAILTPQLVGVGKKGPDSLPYASSLCGACYEVCPVKINIPEVLIHLRGKVVRNRQDKEDDWRGHPLSTLGKKLDPENAAMAGMARAFSDVKRYEQAQKLARAGQLPFKRGGNIKSLPGMLGGWTSVRDLKAVPKRSFRDWWRENR, encoded by the coding sequence ATGACGTCTCCGGCGAAACCGTCGTCAAAGCCGACAACGAAAAAGCCCGACGCGCACGTGCCGGACGCGTTCTCGTGGGACGCCGACAAGTCCCCGACCTTCGAGAAGTCGGCGCGGGCGAGCCTTCAGGACTCGCAGCTACGCAGGAACCTCGGCAAGGCGACAAAGACCATCCGCGAGAAACGCGAGGTCGCCGTCTCGGAGATGCCGGACTGGGAGCTTCTGCGGCAGGCCGGGAGCGACATCAAACGCCGCGTCGCGCGTCACCTGGATAAGTACCTTCTTCAGTTGGAGGAGTCGGTAGTGCGGGCGGGCGGCAGGGTTCACTGGGCGCGGGACGGGGCGGAGGCGAACCGGATAGTCACGGGCATCGCAAAGGAGAAGAACGCTTCGGAGGTCGTGAAGGTCAAGTCGATTGCTACCGATGAGATCAAGCTGAACGAGCATCTGGAAGCCGAGGGCATCCACGCCTACGAGACGGACCTCGCGGAGCTTATCGTGCAGCTCTCAGAAGACACGCCTTCGCACATCCTCGTCCCGGCGATACACAAAAACCGGGCCGAGATCAAAGACCTCTTCCAGAGGAAGTTCGGCCAGAAGCTCTCCGACGAGCCGGAAGAGCTCGCCAACGCCGCGCGGCTGTACCTGCGCGAGAAGTTCCTTAAAGCAAAGGTCGGGGTCTCCGGGGCGAACTTCGCCGTTGCGGAGACGGGGACGGTCTGCGTCGTGGAGTCGGAGGGGAACGGCAGGATGTGCACGACGCTCCCCGAGACGCTCGTCACGGTGATGGGGATAGAGAAGATCATCCCCGAGTGGCGCGACCACGAGGTCTTTATGCAGACGCTCCCGCGAAGCTCGACCGCCGAGCGGATGAACCCGTACACGTCGTTCTGGACGGGGGTCTCCGGGGGCGACGGCCCGAAGGAGTTTCATCTGGTTCTGCTCGACAACGGGCGCACGGACGTTCTATCCGACAGGGTCGGGCGGCAGAGCCTTGCGTGCATCCGCTGCTCGGCGTGCCTGAACGTGTGTCCGGTCTACGAGCGGGCCGGGGGACACGCGTACAACTCGGTGTATCCGGGGCCGATAGGGGCGATCCTGACGCCGCAGCTCGTCGGGGTCGGGAAGAAGGGGCCGGATTCGCTGCCGTACGCGTCGTCGCTCTGCGGGGCGTGCTACGAGGTGTGTCCGGTGAAGATCAACATCCCGGAGGTCCTGATCCACCTCCGGGGCAAGGTCGTCCGTAACAGGCAGGATAAAGAGGATGACTGGCGCGGGCACCCGCTCTCGACGCTCGGCAAGAAGCTCGACCCGGAGAACGCGGCGATGGCCGGCATGGCCCGCGCCTTCTCGGACGTGAAGCGCTACGAGCAGGCCCAGAAGCTCGCTCGCGCCGGGCAGCTGCCGTTCAAACGCGGCGGCAACATCAAGAGCCTGCCCGGTATGCTCGGCGGCTGGACGAGCGTCCGGGATTTGAAGGCCGTCCCGAAAAGGTCCTTCCGCGACTGGTGGAGGGAGAACCGATGA
- a CDS encoding (Fe-S)-binding protein, with the protein MRVGLFITCFNDTMFPETGVATVRLLERLGHEVDFPLEQTCCGQMHFNTGYQREAIPLVRRFVDVFRGYEAVVAPSGSCVGMVRELYPMVARLAEDDTLLAEVEELGGRTFELSEFLVKKLGVTDVGAYYPHRVTYHPTCHSLRMLHVGDAPLDLLRNVRGMDLVQLEMDRECCGFGGTFAVKNADTSAAMLSDKLRHVQDTEAEVVTAGDNSCLMHIGGGLARGKTGVRAVHLAEILSATEDDEREENV; encoded by the coding sequence ATGCGCGTAGGACTTTTTATAACCTGCTTTAACGACACGATGTTCCCCGAGACCGGCGTCGCAACGGTCAGGCTGCTGGAACGCCTCGGCCACGAGGTGGACTTCCCGCTGGAGCAGACCTGCTGCGGCCAGATGCACTTCAACACCGGATACCAGCGCGAGGCGATACCGCTCGTCAGGCGCTTCGTGGACGTGTTCCGGGGCTACGAGGCCGTTGTCGCCCCGTCCGGTTCCTGCGTCGGGATGGTCCGCGAACTCTACCCGATGGTCGCGAGGCTGGCGGAGGATGACACGCTGCTGGCAGAGGTGGAGGAACTCGGCGGCCGCACCTTCGAGCTGTCGGAGTTCCTCGTGAAGAAGCTCGGCGTTACGGATGTGGGGGCGTACTATCCGCACCGCGTGACGTACCACCCGACGTGTCATTCCCTGAGGATGCTGCACGTAGGAGACGCGCCGCTCGACCTTCTGCGGAACGTTCGCGGGATGGACCTCGTGCAGCTCGAGATGGACCGGGAGTGCTGTGGCTTCGGGGGGACGTTCGCCGTCAAGAACGCCGACACCTCGGCGGCGATGCTCTCGGACAAGCTCCGCCACGTTCAGGACACCGAGGCCGAGGTCGTAACCGCCGGGGACAACTCCTGCCTTATGCACATCGGAGGCGGTCTCGCGCGGGGGAAAACGGGCGTCAGAGCGGTGCATCTCGCCGAGATACTCTCCGCAACCGAAGACGATGAGCGGGAGGAAAACGTATGA
- a CDS encoding 2'-5' RNA ligase family protein → MTDDRPFILTLKLDERSQAFFDGMRERHFPPERNFIGAHVTLFHALQGRFTDDLASDIADAAGDHAPFAVRVKKLRSLGRGVAYVLESEELSVLRGRLAKKWRPYLTAQDAEKFSPHATVQNKVAPERAKRLLLELEATFEPFDVLAGGLLLWRYTGGPWEFVQEFGFDGGSGSRA, encoded by the coding sequence GTGACCGATGACCGACCGTTTATCCTCACCCTCAAGCTCGACGAACGCTCGCAGGCGTTCTTCGACGGGATGCGCGAGCGACACTTCCCGCCGGAACGGAACTTTATCGGGGCGCACGTTACGCTCTTTCACGCGCTGCAGGGGAGGTTCACAGACGACCTCGCCTCCGACATTGCGGACGCCGCCGGAGACCACGCCCCCTTTGCGGTTCGGGTAAAGAAGCTGCGCTCGCTCGGCCGGGGCGTCGCCTACGTGCTGGAGTCGGAGGAGTTGTCGGTGCTTCGCGGACGCCTTGCAAAAAAGTGGCGTCCTTATCTGACCGCTCAGGACGCCGAGAAGTTCTCCCCCCACGCTACGGTTCAGAACAAGGTCGCTCCGGAGCGGGCGAAGCGGCTTCTTCTGGAGCTCGAGGCGACGTTCGAGCCGTTCGATGTGCTGGCCGGGGGGCTTCTGTTGTGGCGATACACGGGCGGACCGTGGGAGTTCGTGCAGGAGTTCGGCTTCGACGGCGGGTCCGGAAGCCGGGCCTGA
- a CDS encoding YbaB/EbfC family nucleoid-associated protein codes for MAKRQNMNKMMAQVQQMQQQMQEAQAQLAKETVTASAGGGAVKATMTGGLELTSIEIDEGVVDPEDVEMLQDMVQAAVNEAINSAQELANQRMGGITGGLGDLGLPGL; via the coding sequence TTGGCTAAAAGGCAGAACATGAACAAGATGATGGCTCAGGTCCAGCAGATGCAGCAGCAGATGCAGGAGGCTCAGGCTCAGCTTGCAAAGGAAACCGTTACCGCGTCGGCGGGCGGCGGGGCGGTCAAGGCGACGATGACGGGCGGCCTCGAACTCACGTCCATCGAGATAGACGAGGGCGTGGTGGACCCGGAGGACGTGGAGATGCTCCAAGACATGGTGCAGGCAGCCGTCAACGAGGCTATCAACAGCGCGCAGGAGCTCGCAAACCAGCGCATGGGCGGCATTACGGGCGGCCTCGGCGACCTCGGCCTGCCGGGTCTCTAG
- a CDS encoding YdeI/OmpD-associated family protein produces the protein MFASAGAWEWWLEENHDKSGGGIWLMFARKASGIESVTYAEAVDGALCYGWIDGQTRSFDDRYWLQRYTPRRPGSKWSKVNRRNVARLTGEGRMRPVGLREVERAKNDGRWDAAYDSPRTATVPDDLQRELDGDPAAAKAFAALGRSRRYEILYALQDAKKPETRARRIRKYPDLLRDGK, from the coding sequence ATGTTTGCCTCCGCCGGGGCGTGGGAGTGGTGGCTTGAAGAAAACCACGATAAGTCAGGCGGCGGGATCTGGCTTATGTTCGCCAGAAAAGCCTCCGGTATAGAGAGCGTTACCTACGCCGAGGCCGTGGACGGTGCGCTCTGCTACGGCTGGATCGACGGTCAGACGCGCAGCTTCGACGACCGGTACTGGCTGCAGCGCTACACCCCTCGCAGGCCGGGAAGCAAGTGGTCCAAAGTCAACCGCAGAAACGTTGCGAGGCTCACCGGAGAGGGCCGGATGCGCCCCGTCGGGCTGCGCGAAGTAGAGCGAGCAAAGAACGACGGTCGCTGGGACGCGGCCTACGATTCCCCGAGGACGGCCACCGTACCCGACGACCTCCAGCGGGAACTGGACGGGGACCCGGCCGCCGCGAAAGCCTTTGCCGCGCTCGGGAGATCCCGCCGCTACGAGATCCTGTACGCACTCCAGGACGCGAAAAAGCCCGAGACTCGCGCCCGTCGCATCCGCAAATACCCGGACCTGCTCAGGGACGGAAAGTGA
- a CDS encoding DEAD/DEAH box helicase — protein MGGGRCWCLRLAGRSGGAGALRPEREVRPPSALAGLSCRAVDSIGETVASIPPKEASLVDLPDLHPALVAALKREGVSRMYSHQRAAYERVSAGENVVVATATASGKSLCYKVPAFENAFSRRRSRAMFLYPTKALSQDQLGKIKAYGLPGIRAATYDGDTPKTLRSDIRRKANIVLTNPDMLNIGVLPHHDLWADFFRNLEVIAVDEAHVLRGVFGSHVAAVLRRLRRVARLHGGDPKFVLTSATIANPEDLAESLVGVPFTLVDEDGASSGPRRVVFRNPPLLDKEKGERRSLLTEGALVFASLVASGVRTIAFAGSRKAAELIYRYAADRLGPNGARQISPYRAGYTPNERRDIEGRLFRGDLLGVVSTNALELGVDVGSLDAVVCCGYPGSVASIWQQWGRAGRGRDPSLAVYIAGRDSLDQFLFENPKRVLGRRVESARVTMENPYILGPHLLAAAHEAPLEAEDEPFFGPEFGRMAGRLVEEGRLIESGGRLVYAGGDSPARRISLRSASSETVVIADADGELIGTAEATRAPSELHPGATYLHRGAAYEVKDLDLRLKRAVARRVPNKFHTRPRVETDVEIIEELAERPLANGATLYRGFVRTTDTVTHYKKIQVADDKEVGVFPLDLPDVTLTTQAFWLTLPPIPRGARPSFESFGGALHAAEHAMIGLLPLFAMCDRADIGGLSIATHRQTRLPTIFVYDGYPGGVGISERGFEAFSNLARDTLGVVTRCPCERGCPACIQSPKCGNWNEPLSKSGGVEVLRFALGQVSGYPTIG, from the coding sequence GTGGGCGGCGGGCGGTGCTGGTGTTTGCGGCTTGCGGGTCGGTCCGGGGGGGCCGGGGCTTTGAGGCCGGAGCGCGAGGTCCGGCCTCCGTCTGCGCTTGCCGGGCTGAGTTGTCGGGCGGTGGATTCCATCGGGGAGACGGTGGCGAGCATCCCGCCGAAGGAGGCCAGCCTCGTTGACCTGCCGGACCTGCATCCCGCGCTCGTTGCGGCCTTGAAGCGCGAGGGCGTGAGCCGGATGTACTCCCATCAGCGGGCGGCTTACGAGCGGGTGTCGGCGGGGGAGAACGTGGTGGTGGCGACGGCGACGGCGAGCGGGAAGTCGCTGTGTTACAAAGTTCCGGCCTTCGAGAACGCGTTTTCGAGGCGCCGGAGTCGGGCGATGTTTTTGTATCCGACCAAAGCTCTCTCGCAGGATCAGCTCGGGAAGATCAAAGCCTACGGCCTGCCCGGCATCCGGGCCGCGACCTACGATGGTGACACACCGAAGACGCTCCGCTCCGATATTCGCAGAAAAGCCAACATCGTTCTGACCAACCCAGACATGCTCAACATCGGAGTTCTGCCGCACCACGACCTCTGGGCCGACTTTTTCCGAAACCTGGAGGTCATAGCGGTAGACGAGGCCCATGTTCTGCGCGGGGTGTTCGGTTCGCACGTGGCTGCGGTTCTCAGGCGGCTCCGGCGCGTGGCGCGGCTGCACGGCGGCGACCCGAAGTTCGTTCTCACGAGCGCGACCATCGCCAACCCAGAGGATCTGGCCGAGAGCCTTGTAGGGGTACCGTTCACGCTCGTTGACGAGGACGGCGCGTCGTCCGGTCCGCGTCGGGTCGTTTTCAGGAACCCGCCGCTTCTGGACAAAGAAAAGGGCGAGCGGCGGAGCCTGCTCACGGAGGGCGCGCTCGTCTTTGCCTCGCTTGTCGCGTCGGGGGTGAGGACCATAGCCTTCGCCGGTTCGCGCAAGGCCGCGGAGCTTATATACCGCTACGCCGCCGACCGGCTCGGCCCGAACGGGGCGCGGCAGATCTCCCCCTACCGTGCCGGGTACACCCCGAACGAACGCCGCGACATCGAAGGGCGGCTGTTCAGGGGCGACCTGCTCGGCGTCGTCAGTACCAACGCCCTGGAGCTCGGGGTGGATGTCGGTTCGCTCGATGCGGTGGTCTGCTGCGGATATCCCGGCAGCGTTGCGTCCATCTGGCAGCAGTGGGGCCGGGCCGGGCGCGGCAGGGACCCGTCGCTTGCGGTGTACATCGCCGGGCGGGACTCGCTTGATCAGTTTCTCTTCGAGAACCCGAAGCGCGTTCTCGGGCGGCGCGTCGAGTCCGCTCGGGTAACGATGGAGAACCCCTACATACTCGGGCCGCATCTGCTGGCGGCGGCGCACGAAGCCCCGCTCGAAGCCGAAGACGAGCCTTTCTTCGGGCCGGAGTTCGGGCGGATGGCGGGTCGGCTCGTGGAGGAAGGGAGGCTCATCGAGAGCGGGGGACGGCTGGTGTACGCGGGCGGGGACTCCCCGGCGCGGAGGATCTCGCTCAGGTCGGCCTCTTCGGAGACCGTTGTTATCGCGGACGCCGACGGGGAACTCATCGGGACGGCGGAGGCGACTCGGGCGCCATCGGAGCTGCACCCCGGCGCGACGTACCTGCACCGGGGTGCCGCCTACGAAGTAAAAGACCTGGATCTCAGGCTGAAGCGGGCCGTTGCCCGGCGCGTCCCGAACAAGTTCCACACCCGACCGAGGGTCGAGACGGACGTGGAGATCATCGAAGAGCTGGCCGAGCGGCCGCTTGCAAACGGGGCGACGCTCTACCGGGGCTTTGTCAGGACGACGGACACCGTGACACACTACAAAAAGATCCAGGTCGCAGACGATAAGGAGGTCGGGGTCTTCCCGCTCGACCTGCCGGACGTTACGCTGACGACGCAGGCGTTCTGGCTGACCCTGCCGCCGATACCTCGCGGCGCGCGCCCGAGCTTCGAGAGCTTCGGCGGGGCGCTTCACGCGGCGGAGCATGCCATGATCGGCCTCCTCCCCCTTTTCGCGATGTGCGACCGGGCGGATATCGGCGGGCTCTCCATAGCCACACACCGTCAGACGCGCCTGCCGACCATCTTTGTCTACGACGGGTATCCGGGCGGGGTCGGGATCTCGGAGCGCGGCTTCGAGGCGTTCTCAAACCTGGCTCGGGATACGCTCGGGGTCGTTACGCGCTGCCCGTGCGAGCGGGGCTGTCCGGCGTGCATCCAGTCCCCCAAGTGCGGCAACTGGAACGAGCCGCTCTCCAAGTCCGGCGGAGTCGAGGTGCTGCGGTTCGCGCTCGGGCAGGTGAGCGGATACCCGACGATCGGCTGA
- a CDS encoding biotin--[acetyl-CoA-carboxylase] ligase, with amino-acid sequence MVDRMVPSGGEVLGLGSRLFRRVVVLDEVESTQRVAREAAGEEGSSGGVLVVAGRQVGGKGRLGREWGSPEGGLWLSLLIKPDYAPVFAPRMTQSAAVAVAGFLREIGIAARIKWPNDLMVEGRKICGVLAESSLTSGERGLRLDYVVLGIGLNVNLDPEDLGLSEYQATSIRRELGRDVPLLEVLARLLPKLEDELGRVEDFGETLRDLRSLSDTLGRRVRVRRLGEVIEGLAVGIDLEGALVVSTENGLVKLSEGDVENLRGL; translated from the coding sequence GTGGTCGATAGGATGGTGCCCTCCGGGGGCGAGGTTCTGGGCCTCGGCTCGCGGTTGTTTCGGCGGGTCGTGGTTTTGGACGAGGTTGAATCGACGCAGCGGGTAGCGCGCGAGGCCGCCGGAGAGGAGGGGTCTTCCGGCGGGGTTCTGGTCGTCGCCGGGAGGCAGGTCGGCGGGAAGGGTCGTCTGGGTCGGGAGTGGGGATCTCCCGAGGGCGGACTCTGGCTGTCGCTGCTCATAAAGCCCGACTACGCGCCCGTTTTCGCGCCGCGCATGACCCAGAGCGCGGCCGTCGCCGTTGCCGGGTTTCTTCGGGAGATCGGCATTGCGGCAAGGATAAAGTGGCCGAACGACCTTATGGTGGAGGGGCGTAAGATCTGCGGCGTTCTTGCCGAGTCCAGCCTCACGTCCGGTGAGCGGGGGTTGAGGCTGGACTACGTGGTGCTGGGCATCGGTCTGAACGTAAACCTCGATCCTGAAGACCTCGGGCTCTCGGAGTACCAGGCGACGAGCATCCGGCGGGAACTCGGGCGGGACGTGCCGCTGCTGGAGGTGCTGGCCCGGCTTCTGCCGAAGCTTGAGGACGAACTGGGCCGGGTCGAAGACTTCGGGGAGACGCTCCGGGATCTCAGAAGCCTCAGCGACACGCTCGGCAGGCGGGTCAGGGTCAGGCGGCTCGGGGAGGTCATCGAGGGGCTTGCGGTCGGCATAGACCTTGAAGGGGCGCTCGTCGTCTCGACCGAAAACGGCCTCGTCAAGCTATCAGAGGGCGATGTGGAGAACCTTCGGGGTCTGTAG
- the recR gene encoding recombination mediator RecR, producing the protein MATYARPVEKLITELAKLPSIGPRSAQRIAFHIVRSREEDALGLAEALREVKERIHPCKRCFNLTEQEECGICRDAGRDQTVICVVEDPYDIGPIERTAEYRGLYHVLGGALSPLDGVEAEDLRIAELVERVRVEGAKELVVATNPNTTGEATAMYIAGEVSGMDVRVTALASGLPVGGDLEYADEVTLGRAFAGRREI; encoded by the coding sequence TTGGCGACGTATGCCCGCCCGGTAGAGAAGCTTATAACCGAACTGGCGAAGCTGCCCTCCATCGGCCCGAGAAGCGCACAGCGCATCGCCTTTCACATCGTGCGCTCTCGGGAAGAAGACGCACTCGGGCTGGCCGAAGCGCTGCGGGAGGTGAAGGAGAGGATCCACCCCTGCAAACGCTGTTTTAACCTGACCGAGCAGGAAGAGTGCGGCATCTGCCGCGATGCGGGCCGGGACCAGACCGTTATCTGCGTCGTGGAAGACCCCTACGATATCGGACCGATAGAACGCACCGCCGAGTACCGGGGCCTCTACCACGTTCTGGGCGGGGCCCTGTCGCCGCTCGACGGCGTGGAGGCCGAAGACCTGCGCATAGCAGAACTCGTGGAGCGCGTCCGGGTCGAAGGCGCAAAGGAACTGGTCGTGGCGACGAACCCGAACACGACCGGCGAGGCGACGGCGATGTACATAGCGGGCGAGGTCTCCGGGATGGACGTGCGCGTAACGGCCCTTGCAAGCGGGCTCCCCGTCGGGGGCGACCTTGAATACGCCGACGAGGTCACCCTCGGTCGAGCCTTCGCCGGGCGGCGGGAGATCTGA
- a CDS encoding SDR family oxidoreductase, with protein MSEENSERRIALVSGGNRGIGLEVCRQLAERGLVVVLGSRDEEKGRRAVQSLGSEDVHPVQLDVTDAESVAAVISYIGSEFGNLDVLVNNAGISSGWDQRGTEADLDLVREALEANLIGAWRLCEAAIPLMLNNGYGRIVNVSSALGAITEMGGGNPAYRVSKASLNALTRILASELRGTGILVNSVCPGWVATEMGGQNASRNVEEGAEPLVWAATLSSRGPTGSFFRDRQSVPW; from the coding sequence ATGTCCGAAGAAAACTCGGAGAGACGCATCGCGCTCGTGAGCGGCGGCAACCGGGGGATCGGCCTCGAAGTCTGTCGCCAGCTCGCCGAGCGCGGCCTCGTGGTGGTGCTGGGTTCGCGTGACGAGGAGAAGGGACGCCGGGCGGTGCAATCCCTCGGCTCAGAAGACGTACACCCCGTTCAACTGGACGTTACGGACGCCGAAAGCGTTGCGGCGGTCATCTCCTACATAGGCTCCGAGTTCGGGAACCTCGACGTTCTGGTCAACAACGCCGGGATATCCAGCGGCTGGGATCAGCGCGGCACCGAGGCCGACCTCGACCTTGTCCGGGAGGCGCTGGAGGCGAACCTGATCGGTGCCTGGAGGCTGTGCGAAGCCGCGATCCCGCTGATGCTGAACAACGGCTACGGTCGTATCGTGAATGTCTCCAGCGCGCTCGGGGCGATAACCGAGATGGGCGGCGGCAACCCGGCCTATCGCGTCTCGAAAGCCAGCCTGAACGCCCTGACGCGTATCCTCGCCTCCGAACTGCGCGGAACCGGAATCCTCGTGAACTCGGTCTGCCCCGGCTGGGTCGCGACGGAGATGGGCGGCCAGAACGCCTCCCGAAACGTCGAGGAGGGGGCCGAACCCCTTGTCTGGGCCGCGACGCTTTCCAGCCGCGGGCCGACCGGGAGTTTTTTCCGGGACCGCCAGTCCGTACCCTGGTAG
- the dnaX gene encoding DNA polymerase III subunit gamma/tau, which translates to MRHTTLYRKWRPRKFGEISGQEAVVRTLRRAIETDRVSHAYLFSGPRGTGKTSSAKVLAMGLNCRNSDGPTPEPCGECGSCTAVLNNSSLDIVEMDAASNRGIDEIRDLRDRVNLAPASGRFKVYIIDEVHMLTEPAFNALLKTLEEPPEQVVFILATTDKHKVPATIISRCQSFEFRRPGIDVLSGKLSEIAEAEGIEVEPEALTIVARAGGGSFRDSEGLLDQLSSFSEGKVTASQVRELLGSTGPETLVEMTDALAERRVADALHLLEELSNEGRDLGRFARELTGHLRNLMLLPHAPEVALAEVGADEKEDLREQSGRVPTAEAVRTIEALGEATGRIRRGSDAKLELELTFMKLARDYTEPSVESLLSRLETLENAAHNGVTPASPAPSSAPVASQPASPPTSPPVEVSGRPEAGKDSVSEKPKRPEEPVAEAADSGVALDPASEWPGIMQELKRRKQALTAAVYGEARVKSFDGESLVLVFADEGGFYTRMAREKRHSDNLLKVLEERFGSRPRIEVGSGGNRPPGEDGPDDATPPGGPTNDEPLSPGPGEPDDRPDDEPPPEENPPSGGYAGGINASAGSGAGGRPPEAAGGDGRIRDQREVFQMAREHFGPF; encoded by the coding sequence GTGAGACACACGACCCTTTACCGCAAGTGGCGACCGAGGAAGTTCGGTGAGATATCCGGCCAGGAGGCCGTCGTGCGAACCCTTCGCCGCGCCATCGAGACCGACCGCGTCTCACACGCCTACCTTTTCAGCGGACCGCGCGGGACGGGGAAGACCTCGTCGGCGAAGGTCCTTGCGATGGGCCTGAACTGCCGGAATTCCGACGGCCCGACCCCGGAGCCGTGCGGCGAGTGCGGGAGCTGCACGGCGGTCCTCAACAACTCCTCGCTCGACATCGTGGAGATGGACGCCGCCTCGAACCGGGGGATAGACGAGATCCGGGACCTCCGCGACCGCGTGAACCTCGCCCCGGCCTCCGGCCGGTTCAAGGTCTACATCATAGATGAGGTTCACATGCTTACGGAGCCTGCGTTTAACGCGCTCCTCAAAACGCTTGAAGAACCGCCCGAACAGGTCGTGTTCATCCTTGCCACCACCGACAAGCACAAGGTGCCGGCTACCATAATCAGCCGCTGCCAGAGCTTTGAGTTTCGTCGCCCCGGCATAGACGTGCTCTCCGGCAAGCTCTCCGAGATAGCCGAGGCCGAGGGGATAGAGGTCGAGCCGGAGGCCCTGACGATCGTCGCGCGAGCCGGGGGCGGCTCGTTTCGGGATTCGGAGGGGCTTCTGGACCAGCTCTCCTCGTTCTCCGAGGGAAAGGTCACGGCTTCGCAGGTGCGCGAACTGCTCGGCAGCACCGGCCCCGAAACGCTTGTAGAGATGACCGACGCCCTTGCCGAACGCCGCGTCGCCGACGCCCTGCACCTTCTGGAAGAACTCTCCAACGAGGGCCGTGACCTCGGGCGGTTCGCCCGCGAGCTTACCGGACACCTGCGCAACCTGATGCTCCTCCCGCACGCCCCGGAGGTCGCACTCGCCGAAGTCGGAGCGGATGAGAAGGAGGACCTCCGGGAGCAGTCCGGACGCGTCCCGACCGCCGAGGCGGTGCGCACGATTGAAGCTCTCGGAGAGGCGACCGGTCGTATCCGGCGCGGCTCCGACGCGAAGCTGGAGCTGGAGCTGACGTTCATGAAGCTCGCCCGTGACTACACCGAACCCTCCGTCGAGAGCCTTCTCAGCCGTCTGGAAACGCTGGAGAACGCGGCCCACAACGGGGTCACACCGGCCTCTCCTGCCCCGTCGTCGGCCCCGGTTGCGTCCCAGCCGGCTTCTCCGCCGACCTCTCCGCCGGTCGAGGTCTCCGGGCGACCGGAGGCAGGGAAGGACTCCGTCTCCGAAAAGCCAAAGAGGCCGGAAGAACCCGTCGCTGAAGCGGCTGATTCGGGGGTGGCTCTGGACCCCGCCTCCGAGTGGCCGGGGATCATGCAGGAGCTGAAGCGCCGGAAGCAGGCGTTGACGGCCGCGGTCTACGGCGAGGCGCGGGTGAAGTCGTTTGACGGGGAGTCGCTTGTGCTGGTCTTTGCGGACGAGGGCGGTTTCTACACAAGGATGGCGCGGGAGAAACGACACTCGGATAACCTTCTGAAAGTCCTTGAAGAGAGGTTCGGGTCGAGGCCGCGCATCGAGGTCGGCTCCGGCGGGAATAGACCCCCCGGCGAAGACGGGCCTGATGATGCTACGCCCCCGGGCGGTCCGACAAATGATGAACCTCTATCCCCCGGCCCCGGAGAGCCGGACGACCGGCCGGACGATGAGCCGCCGCCGGAGGAGAACCCGCCGTCCGGCGGGTATGCGGGCGGGATAAACGCCTCCGCCGGGTCGGGGGCCGGCGGTCGCCCGCCGGAGGCCGCCGGGGGCGATGGTAGAATCCGGGATCAGCGAGAAGTCTTCCAGATGGCCCGTGAGCACTTCGGGCCGTTTTAG